In a single window of the Zea mays cultivar B73 chromosome 5, Zm-B73-REFERENCE-NAM-5.0, whole genome shotgun sequence genome:
- the LOC103626662 gene encoding putative germin-like protein 2-1: MASVVVRPSKLLLALLVAAMAASPRALAYDPSPLQDFCVADTASNVFVNGQACKDPAQVTAADFAFSGLQDAGDTGNAFGSKVTLVDARALPGLNSLGVAMARLDIAPGGVNPPHTHPRATEVLTVVEGQMYAGFLATDGKLFARVLNRGDAFVFPRGLVHFEFNCGAGPAVGLAGLSSQNPGLVRVADSLFGAAPAVTDEVLAKAFRIDAATVQRIKAQFAKK, encoded by the exons ATGGCAAGCGTCGTCGTCAGGCCCAGCAAGCTCCTCCTTGCTCTCCTTGTCGCGGCAATGGCAGCGTCTCCTCGGGCTCTCGCGTACGACCCGAGCCCTCTGCAGGACTTCTGCGTCGCCGACACCGCCTCCAACG TGTTCGTGAACGGGCAGGCGTGCAAGGACCCGGCGCAGGTgacggcggccgacttcgccttcTCGGGCCTGCAGGACGCGGGCGACACCGGGAACGCGTTCGGCTCCAAGGTGACGCTGGTGGACGCGCGGGCGCTGCCTGGGCTCAACTCGCTGGGCGTCGCCATGGCGCGCCTCGACATCGCGCCGGGCGGCGTCAACCCGCCGCACACGCACCCGCGCGCCACCGAGGTGCTCACCGTCGTGGAGGGCCAGATGTACGCCGGCTTCCTCGCCACCGACGGCAAGCTCTTCGCCAGGGTGCTCAACCGGGGCGACGCCTTCGTCTTCCCCAGGGGCCTCGTCCACTTCGAGTTCAACTGCGGCGCCGGCCCCGCCGTCGGCCTCGCCGGCCTCAGCAGCCAGAACCCCGGCCTCGTCCGCGTCGCCGACTCGCTCTTCGGCGCCGCCCCCGCCGTCACCGACGAGGTCCTCGCCAAGGCGTTCAGGATCGACGCCGCCACCGTGCAGAGGATCAAGGCGCAGTTTGCCAAAAAGTAG